The DNA window ACGAACAGATGGAAGTTGATCATGAGCAGATAAAATATCGTTTGCAACCTCATTTTTAATCCGATCAACTAATTTCAGATAGATCGGCTTTTTCCGAGTTATGGCCATTTGATCTCCTTGATCTACAAATTACGTCGGCTAAAAACTGTGCCAGCAATTGCAAAAAAGATAATCGTCCAAATAATTGACGCTGAAATAATGTCAGTTTGACTTAAATGAGACATCAGAGTCCATTCTTTGGCGTTACTAAAAGTTTGATAAGGCGTGTATTGGCTAACATTAAATGGATTCCACTTAATTAAATGAATATGCTTGTAGAGAAAGTTCATTAATAAAGCACTTACAATATTTCCAGCTAACCAAATAATAAAGGCTGAGGCAATTGCAATCGCATTTGATTTCAAAAAGCTAGAAATCATAAGCGCAATGGCCCCAATCAAGAAAATATACAGCAAATAAGTAATAAAATTGTGCCAAAGAAAGGTGAATTCAGAAGCATTACCGTCCGATAAATACATGCCTTTGTTGCCCAGACTGACCGTTTTGCCAAAATTTTTACCAGCAAAGCCAAGCAGCCATGACAGCAGATAACTGACCGTTGCGATCAAATACCAGAACACATAATCAAACACTAATTTAATAATCTTGGAAATAAAAATAGAGATACGTGAATTACCACGCGAAGCGATCACTTTGATCGTATCGAATTGGAATTCCTCAGCAAGGATCGAGCCGAAAGATACA is part of the Oenococcus sicerae genome and encodes:
- a CDS encoding ABC transporter permease subunit — translated: MQAVRQEFFKSFHRLNYLVYSLIIFFTPVLALIAYYLTDPKHAEVDYVFHHGYFDAFIFIFMLVSFGSILAEEFQFDTIKVIASRGNSRISIFISKIIKLVFDYVFWYLIATVSYLLSWLLGFAGKNFGKTVSLGNKGMYLSDGNASEFTFLWHNFITYLLYIFLIGAIALMISSFLKSNAIAIASAFIIWLAGNIVSALLMNFLYKHIHLIKWNPFNVSQYTPYQTFSNAKEWTLMSHLSQTDIISASIIWTIIFFAIAGTVFSRRNL